The following are encoded together in the Glycine soja cultivar W05 chromosome 5, ASM419377v2, whole genome shotgun sequence genome:
- the LOC114412624 gene encoding berberine bridge enzyme-like 28, which produces MHNNTPSTKMMRLSSYFVVAIALLFSFTPSSSANTHENFVQCLYNYPHNNNVTSISNVVYTQANSSYSSILDFSIQNLRFSNASSKPLVIVTPLTVSHIQATIICSQRYGMQIRTRSGGHDYEGLSYVAKDPFVVLDLINLRKIEVDAENSTAWVLAGATIGELYYSISQKSKTLGFPAGVCPPVGTGGHFSGGGYGFLMRKFGLAADNVIDAHIVDVKGNLLDREAMGEDLFWAIRGGGGASFGVIVAWKIKLVSVPSTVTVFRVPRTLEQNATEIVHKWQLVANKLDEDLTIRINFGRATSENGNLTVQAQFESMYLGGVDQLIPLMQESFPELGLVREDCIETSWIGSILYMAGFTNGESTDVLLNRTQANGVSFNKGKSDYVRDPIPDVGLEGLWPFFFEDEGQSSFVQFTPYGSRMDEISESEIPFPHRAGNIFHIQYGVSWQEEGDEEAQRHINWIRRMYSYMETYVSKSPRAAYLNYRDLDIGVNNNKGYTSYSQASVWGLKYFKNNFNRLARVKTNVDPLNFFRNEQSIPSLVSKGRKL; this is translated from the coding sequence ATGCACAACAACACACCATCAACAAAAATGATGCGTCTAAGCTCGTATTTTGTCGTAGCCATTGCTCTTCTCTTTTCATTTACACCTTCTTCGTCAGCAAATACTCATGAAAACTTTGTTCAATGTCTTTACAATTATCCCCATAATAACAATGTCACCTCAATCTCCAACGTCGTTTACACCCAAGCCAACTCTTCATACTCCTCTATACTTGACTTTTCCATTCAAAACCTTAGGTTCTCCAACGCAAGCTCAAAACCCCTTGTGATTGTGACACCTCTCACTGTTTCCCACATTCAAGCCACCATAATCTGTTCCCAACGCTATGGCATGCAGATTCGAACCCGAAGTGGAGGCCACGATTACGAGGGTCTCTCCTACGTTGCCAAGGATCCATTTGTCGTCCTTGACCTCATAAACCTTCGAAAAATCGAAGTGGACGCAGAAAACAGCACTGCATGGGTTCTAGCTGGTGCAACCATTGGTGAACTTTACTACAGCATTAGCCAGAAAAGCAAAACACTAGGGTTTCCAGCAGGTGTGTGCCCCCCTGTGGGAACTGGTGGCCATTTCAGTGGTGGTGGCTATGGATTCTTGATGCGTAAGTTCGGTCTTGCTGCTGATAATGTGATTGATGCTCACATAGTTGATGTGAAGGGTAATCTTCTTGATAGAGAAGCCATGGGTGAGGATCTGTTTTGGGCCATTAGAGGAGGTGGGGGAGCAAGCTTTGGAGTCATCGTGGCTTGGAAGATAAAACTTGTTTCAGTTCCATCAACTGTGACAGTGTTTAGGGTTCCAAGGACATTGGAACAAAATGCAACCGAGATTGTTCATAAGTGGCAGCTTGTGGCGAATAAACTTGACGAGGACCTAACCATAAGGATCAACTTTGGTAGGGCAACAAGTGAAAATGGGAACCTAACAGTTCAGGCACAATTTGAATCCATGTATCTTGGAGGTGTGGATCAGCTCATTCCTTTGATGCAAGAGAGCTTCCCAGAGTTGGGTTTGGTCAGAGAAGATTGTATTGAGACGAGTTGGATAGGTTCAATTCTCTACATGGCTGGATTTACAAACGGTGAATCCACTGATGTTTTGCTGAACAGAACTCAAGCAAACGGTGTGTCGTTCAACAAAGGAAAATCTGATTATGTGAGAGATCCCATTCCTGATGTAGGGTTAGAAGGGTTATGGCCCTTCTTTTTTGAAGATGAGGGTCAATCTTCTTTTGTTCAATTCACTCCTTATGGTTCTAGGATGGATGAGATTTCGGAATCCGAAATTCCATTCCCACATAGAGCTGGAAACATATTCCATATTCAGTATGGGGTGTCTTGGCAAGAGGAAGGGGATGAGGAAGCACAAAGGCACATAAACTGGATTAGAAGAATGTATAGTTATATGGAAACTTATGTTTCAAAGTCTCCTAGGGCTGCATATTTGAATTATAGAGACCTTGACATTGGGGTAAATAATAACAAGGGCTACACTAGCTACAGCCAAGCCAGCGTTTGGGGCCTTAAGTATTTCAAGAACAACTTCAACAGATTGGCAAGAGTGAAGACCAACGTTGATCCTCTAAACTTCTTCAGAAACGAGCAGAGCATACCTTCTCTTGTATCCAAGGGACGCAAATTATAG